ACGCAAATGGGGTGGGGAAATCGTGTTCAAGATATTGTTACCGAAAAGGACATTGTTGATTGGTATGAAAAAGCCCTAAGAGGTAAATTTTCCACCGAAATGGGTGATAAGTTACTAAATTATTTACGAGAAGAAATAAAAGCAGAATTCCCATCAGTAGACGGTTTGCCAGAAATATTAACAAGCAGGCATTATGAAAAGATAAAAGATGACTTTTGGAAAAACAATTTTTAACTTTTTTATTCAAATACTATAACAAGAGCTGATATTATGTGAGACTCGGTCATAATCTTATCCTTTATTTAGCTTTTATTATGACAGAATTTTAGCTGAAAATTAAAGTGAAATTTTTGTGCATTTGCTACATAATAGCGAATTTATTAAGCCCGCTACACTCTATATCTCTTCCGGCTACCTTGCACTCTACCTTGTTTTTCATAAAGTATCTGTTGGTTAAATTTCCAAACAGAGCCTCATATCTTATCTCTCCTATTGCTAGCTTCATTAGGTAGGGGTTTTGAAAAGAGATGATAAGTTCTACCTTGTTTTCTCTTAATATACTCTCTTCAAGTTCGCTATCTTCATTAAGCAGCTTTGCGGCCTCGTCAAGAAATACCGATATGTTTATCTTGTTCGTATCGCTTACCCTATTTGTTAAAGATGGTAAAAAACTAGCCAGTATCAGATTAAGCGCTCCCTTATCGCAACAGCTTGCATTAAACACTACTATCTTTGACTGTTTTAGCATTGAAGCTATGGAGCCCTCTTTGGAATTTAAAGAGGGGTTATTCATCATAGATAAAAAAGGAGTCATCATCATAGAGTAGTTTCTAAAATCACTAAACACCCTGTCATCCGAACCTTCTGATTTTTTAAACCTACTTACGCTATTTAAAAACCCTCTTATCTTTTTAATAAATATCATAGTATCTATTTTTAACTCGTCATACATAATCTTATCGTGTCGCTTTAGCATAGATAACCTCTTTTAGCTTATCCATAAATACTCTCATCTTCTCTATATCTTGAGATAAATCTACTATGGTTGCAAAATTTGCATGATAGGCTCTTACAAGAGATTTTATCTTGATATAAAAGTTAAAATCAAGATATCTATCCTTATACTCTATGATCTTATGATATAGGCTAATAGCTCTTAATACTTCAAATCTATTTGTAGCTATATTAGAGCCAAATTCGCTCCAAAAAGAGTTATCCCTCTCTTTCATACTTGCGGTTAAAGATTGCTTGAAATCTTTTGTCTTCATATCAATTATAAAATTTATAGGGGTACCTATGCTTGATCCTACACATACTACGTCTTTTAATCTACCCGCTTGCTTTGCAAGAGCTTTTACTCTTAGATGCTCGCATCCCTTATAATCTATTATAAATACACCATGTCCTCTTTTAATACGGTCTAGTAAATTAGGATATATCATAGCCGTAGTCTTTCCGCATCCGGTTTCTCCTATGATAACCGCATGGGTAAAATCACAAGGTATGATGGTGCTTGAACTGCTATTATTTAAGCTTTTACTATCTAGCTCTTCATCTTTTAAAAAACCTATTTGGCGCATGGGAGTCCTTTTTATGTTTATCTACACCAAATACCGTTTTATACCCACAATATATCTTTTTGAGGTTAAGGCTCATACAAAATTTCTATTATTAACTAAAAAAGAAATTTACTACTTTACCTTATTCGATAATAAAACAGAATTTGGTATAATATTTAGTAACTATGCGAGAATTATACTATATTATGTAGTATAATGTCAAGAGTATTTACTAATATTTATAGTAAAAAGAGCAAAATGAGAACATATGATGAGATACTGCAAGATATTAAAAAGCTTGCAAAGGTATCAAGCAATAAAGAGCTATGCGAATTTTTAGATATTCCTTATAAAAATTTAAATATGTGGCAGTATAGGGGAGTAATTCCTGCTAAAAAGCTTATAGAAATAGCTGATAAACTTAACGCAAGCGTGGATTTGCTAATAAACGGCGATACAAACAGCACAAATTTACCAAAACAAACTCCTGCTCACAACCCAAAACTACAAAGTGAAGTATTTAAAGAATTCCTAGAGCTTTTTAAAGAGTATGGTAACGATAAGTTACTGCTTCCTATCATAGACAAACTAAAGGAGATAGAAAGAATTTCTAAAGAGTAGCTTTACAGGCAAAGCAAGGTTTATCAAAAATTGTGCTAAGTTAAAGGATATTTTTGGGTTTTAGTTAAT
This Campylobacter sp. RM16192 DNA region includes the following protein-coding sequences:
- a CDS encoding type IV secretory system conjugative DNA transfer family protein — its product is MRQIGFLKDEELDSKSLNNSSSSTIIPCDFTHAVIIGETGCGKTTAMIYPNLLDRIKRGHGVFIIDYKGCEHLRVKALAKQAGRLKDVVCVGSSIGTPINFIIDMKTKDFKQSLTASMKERDNSFWSEFGSNIATNRFEVLRAISLYHKIIEYKDRYLDFNFYIKIKSLVRAYHANFATIVDLSQDIEKMRVFMDKLKEVIYAKATR
- a CDS encoding helix-turn-helix domain-containing protein; the encoded protein is MRTYDEILQDIKKLAKVSSNKELCEFLDIPYKNLNMWQYRGVIPAKKLIEIADKLNASVDLLINGDTNSTNLPKQTPAHNPKLQSEVFKEFLELFKEYGNDKLLLPIIDKLKEIERISKE